One Nitrospirota bacterium genomic window, TTTTGAAATGATAATTGATAATTTTGCAATTAATACTTTGTATTATTCAGCCTTTTTTACCTCTACATTTATACTTGCTGTTACTTCAGGATAAAGTTTAACCGATACGGTATATGTGCCGAGTCTCTTTATGGGTTCTTCTATCTGTATCTTGCGCTTGTCAACAGTCACTCCCTGCTTTGATAAAGCCTCGGCAATATCCATGCTCGTAACAGAGCCGAACAGCTTGTCTTCCTCGCCGGCCTGAGCTTCTATGACAACGCTTAATCCTGTCAGCTGTCCTACAAGGTTTTGAGCGTCGGCCTTTATTTTTTTAGCGCGTTCAAGGATTATTTTTTTCTCGTGTTCAAACTGCTTGATATTTTTAGTGCTGGCCTCTGCGGCTAAATTCCGTGGAATGAGATAGTTTCTTGCATATCCGTCTGCCACATTTACGACGCTCCCTATGTCGCCGAGACTTTTAACTTCTTCTTTTAAAATGACCTTCATTGTAATCTCCTTTATGCGTCAAATTCTTAAAACAGAAATCCTGAATTCTCCGGCAATTATCAGATTTGAATAAACAGGGGTTCGGATATCAGGATTTTGAAATCAAGAAATTTTACCAATTACGCCTGTCTGTTGTCAATCAGCGGACCTGCCCGGCAGGAATATCTTGCCCGGATTCATTATCCCTTTTGGGTCAAAAACTTTTTTAATGGATTTCATAAGACCTATGCCGTCAGATGAAAGTTCCATATCCAGATACTCTGACTTAGTCAGCCCTATCCCGTGCTCTCCTGAAATAGTCCCGCCGAGTCTGAGTGTGGCGTCAAAAACATCTTTGACAGAATCCTTGGCCCTTTTATATTCTTCGGGATTATTTTTGTCAGTCATTATGTTTACGTGTATGTTGCCGTCGCCTGCATGCCCGAAATTAACTATTTTTATCTTATACTTATCTCCAATCTTCCTGAGCAGACGGATCATCTCAGGAATCCTGCTTCTCGGCACTACGATGTCTTCATTAATTTTTGAAGGACTTATCCTGTAAAGCGCCGGCGATGCGGCCCGCCTTGCGTCCCAGAG contains:
- a CDS encoding 50S ribosomal protein L9, which produces MKVILKEEVKSLGDIGSVVNVADGYARNYLIPRNLAAEASTKNIKQFEHEKKIILERAKKIKADAQNLVGQLTGLSVVIEAQAGEEDKLFGSVTSMDIAEALSKQGVTVDKRKIQIEEPIKRLGTYTVSVKLYPEVTASINVEVKKAE